A single Lactuca sativa cultivar Salinas chromosome 8, Lsat_Salinas_v11, whole genome shotgun sequence DNA region contains:
- the LOC111900601 gene encoding TMV resistance protein N isoform X2, protein MASSSSSPSAPAFSSQSWKYHVFLSFRGEDTHKTFVDHLYSALQQQGIYTYKDNETLPRGESIGPSLMKAIKDSQIAVIIFSENYADSSWCLDELECIMKCRDTKGQIVMPIFYDVDPFEVRKQKRKYGEAFDKHWLENKTKVESWRKALVDASNLSGWEPKHIANGHESRVIKEILDAISQRLQLVTSSANENLIGIGTRMQGLKSELQIESGGVRMIGIWGVGGGENVREESSKNGLEKLQEEILSVVLKQKKVKVRRVEEGRRVIICKLRHKKVLIVLDDVDNLDQLKALAGAHDWFGEGSRIIITTRDEHILTAHKVNVIHNVSLLNNDEAIKLFCKHAPRGHRCIEDYGLLSEDVVSYAGGLPLALTVLGSFLCDKDIHEWRSALARLKEIPDTDIVEKLKISFDGLKPIEKELFLDIACFFRRELNEKTMEKLDACGFHPVIGIKVLIQKALITISDGVFDMHDLIQEMAHYIVRGEHPNNPTKHSRIWKKEDVLRIFDMDATMKLDKIEAIKFWDATDEESQHFVHVAANMKKLRLISLRTEESIETTRPLPENFPPRELCCLRLQGLKQKQLWEGYKYLPNLKNMELIALEKLIVTPDFDGLPNLERLTLTECYCLEEVHPSIGRLESLLVLCIIDASCLKFFPHITRLKKLETLIFLDCCQILKPSEFQQQNNSSIPHLQLDNGGKEVESYKESITNSLVTCWRCGLSNLRGVKCCLEEPCLPHNNIDLRFSYRGLSKLNLSGCDLGDEYIGSCVWELPNLQELSLAANNFSRLNFSLLKLPCLKWLNLAACFNLVELLDLPSSIAVVIADGCSSLESFGDISNCKWLWKVSLLGENKLYGDILLHYMLQGNAIEDHFISLTLEHQMIPKGVVVRGKTFTLNLPDNWYYDFCGFLVHIVTDIECPKVIIIITEEVDDEDSRFEALKESNEAIYPEYINGTTTSIGYVSFNSLKHTTWSNSSYNMISFSLEETYRNPDAVESYIGAALIPRKGKGDEVQTTDCSGFWDKERTIHEKTFRIQHDSKSPLKIIWHPFNWY, encoded by the exons ATggcatcttcatcatcttctccttctGCTCCAGCCTTTTCTTCTCAATCATGGAAGTACCATGTTTTTCTTAGCTTTAGAGGAGAAGATACTCACAAGACTTTTGTGGATCATCTCTACTCAGCTCTTCAACAACAAGGGATCTATACTTACAAGGACAATGAAACACTTCCTCGGGGCGAATCAATTGGTCCATCCCTTATGAAAGCTATAAAAGACTCTCAAATTGCTGTCATCATATTCTCAGAAAACTATGCAGATTCTTCATGGTGCTTAGATGAACTTGAATGTATTATGAAATGCAGAGATACAAAAGGCCAAATCGTTATGCCCATATTTTATGATGTGGATCCCTTTGAAGTGCGAAAACAGAAACGAAAGTATGGAGAAGCTTTTGACAAACATTGGTTGGAGAACAAAACCAAGGTTGAGTCTTGGAGAAAAGCACTTGTGGATGCAAGTAACCTTTCTGGATGGGAACCCAAGCACATTGCCAACGG GCATGAATCAAGGGTTATCAAAGAAATTCTTGATGCAATTTCACAAAGGTTGCAGCTAGTAACTTCAAGTGCAAATGAGAATCTGATTGGGATTGGGACCCGCATGCAAGGTTTGAAATCAGAGTTACAAATTGAGTCAGGTGGTGTGCGGATGATTGGAATATGGGGGGTTGGGGGTGGTG AAAATGTCCGCGAGGAATCAAGTAAGAATGGTTTGGAAAAATTGCAAGAAGAAATTCTTTCTGTTGTTTTGAAACAAAAGAAAGTGAAGGTACGTAGAGTTGAGGAAGGAAGACGTGTGATAATATGTAAGTTACGCCATAAAAAGgtcttgattgttcttgatgaTGTTGATAACCTTGATCAACTAAAAGCATTAGCTGGAGCACATGATTGGTTTGGTGAAGGAAGTCGAATAATAATCACAACTAGAGATGAGCATATATTAACTGCGCACAAAGTTAATGTGATACACAATGTTAGTTTGTTAAACAATGATGAAGCTATTAAGCTCTTTTGCAAGCATGCACCCCGGGGTCATCGATGTATAGAAGATTATGGGCTGCTTTCAGAAGATGTGGTGTCTTATGCTGGTGGGCTTCCATTAGCACTTACAGTTCTCGGTTCTTTTCTTTGTGACAAAGACATTCATGAGTGGAGGAGTGCATTAGCCAGACTAAAAGAGATCCCGGATACTGATATTGTAGAAAAGCTAAAAATCAGCTTTGATGGACTTAAACCAATAGAGAAAGAGTTGTTCCTAGATATTGCATGTTTTTTTAGGAGGGAGTTAAACGAGAAGACAATGGAGAAACTTGATGCTTGTGGTTTTCATCCTGTTATAGGTATAAAGGTGTTGATACAAAAAGCTCTTATAACTATTTCAGATGGAGTATTTGATATGCATGATTTGATACAAGAAATGGCACACTACATTGTTAGAGGGGAACACCCTAACAATCCTACCAAACATAGTAGAATTTGGAAGAAGGAAGATGTTCTTAGAATATTTGATATGGATGCAACAATG AAACTTGACAAGATTGAAGCAATAAAATTTTGGGATGCTACGGATGAGGAATCACAACATTTTGTCCATGTGGCTGCAAACATGAAAAAACTTCGGTTGATTAGTTTGAGGACTGAAGAGAGCATCGAGACTACACGTCCATTGCCAGAAAATTTTCCACCAAGGGAGTTGTGCTGTCTAAGATTGCAAGGTCTTAAGCAAAAACAACTTTGGGAAGGCTATAAG TATCTGCCCAATTTGAAAAACATGGAACTTATTGCTTTAGAGAAGCTAATCGTGACTCCAGATTTTGATGGACTTCCGAATCTTGAAAGATTGACACTTACCGAATGTTATTGTTTAGAAGAGGTTCATCCATCCATTGGACGCTTGGAAAGTCTTCTTGTGTTATGTATAATAGATGCTTCGTGCCTTAAGTTTTTTCCACACATTACCCGATTAAAAAAGCTCGAAACCCTTATATTTTTAGATTGCTGCCAAATTTTGAAGCCCTCGGAGTTCCAACAGCAGAACAATAGTAGTATACCACATCTTCAATTGGATAATGGTGGGAAAGAAGTTGAATCATATAAAGAATCTATTACAAACTCTTTGGTTACTTGTTGGAGGTGTGGCTTGAGCAATCTTCGTGGTGTTAAATGTTGTTTAGAAGAGCCTTGTTTACCTCACAACAACATAGACTTACGGTTTTCTTATAGAGGCTTAAGTAAGTTGAATCTCAGTGGTTGTGATTTGGGAGATGAATACATTGGCTCTTGTGTCTGGGAGTTACCCAACTTACAAGAACTCAGTCTAGCAGCAAATAATTTTTCAAGATTGAATTTTAGTCTCTTGAAACTTCCTTGCCTCAAATGGCTAAACCTGGCAGCCTGCTTCAATCTTGTGGAATTGTTAGATCTGCCATCAAGTATAGCTGTTGTTATAGCGGATGGTTGTAGCTCACTTGAAAGCTTTGGAGATATTTCAAATTGTAAATGGTTGTGGAAAGTCTCACTTCTGGGGGAGAACAAACTTTATGGTGACATATTACTACACTACATGCTCCAG GGAAATGCTATTGAGGATCACTTTATCAGTCTCACTCTTGAACATCAGATGATTCCAAAGGGTGTAGTAGTTAGGGGGAAAACATTTACACTGAATCTTCCAGATAATTGGTACTATGACTTTTGTGGGTTCTTAGTACACATTGTTACCGACATTGAATGTCCGAAAGTTATTATAATCATCACAGAGGAGGTTGATGATGAAGATTCTAGATTTGAGGCTCTAAAGGAGTCTAATGAAGCAATTTATCCTGAATATATTAATGGAACAACAACATCCATAGGATATGTTTCGTTTAATTCATTGAAGCACACCACATGGTCAAATTCATCATACAATATGATTTCATTTTCCTTAGAGGAAACGTATCGGAATCCGGATGCAGTTGAGAGTTACATTGGAGCTGCACTTATTCCTAGAAAAGGTAAAGGAGATGAGGTGCAAACAACAGATTGCTCAGGATTCTGGGACAAAGAACGTACTATACATGAAAAGACATTTAGGATCCAACATGATTCAAAGTCCCCTCTCAAGATTATATGGCATCCTTTCAACTGGTATTGA
- the LOC111900601 gene encoding TMV resistance protein N isoform X1, translated as MASSSSSPSAPAFSSQSWKYHVFLSFRGEDTHKTFVDHLYSALQQQGIYTYKDNETLPRGESIGPSLMKAIKDSQIAVIIFSENYADSSWCLDELECIMKCRDTKGQIVMPIFYDVDPFEVRKQKRKYGEAFDKHWLENKTKVESWRKALVDASNLSGWEPKHIANGHESRVIKEILDAISQRLQLVTSSANENLIGIGTRMQGLKSELQIESGGVRMIGIWGVGGGGKTTLASSIYDEISSDFDGCCFVENVREESSKNGLEKLQEEILSVVLKQKKVKVRRVEEGRRVIICKLRHKKVLIVLDDVDNLDQLKALAGAHDWFGEGSRIIITTRDEHILTAHKVNVIHNVSLLNNDEAIKLFCKHAPRGHRCIEDYGLLSEDVVSYAGGLPLALTVLGSFLCDKDIHEWRSALARLKEIPDTDIVEKLKISFDGLKPIEKELFLDIACFFRRELNEKTMEKLDACGFHPVIGIKVLIQKALITISDGVFDMHDLIQEMAHYIVRGEHPNNPTKHSRIWKKEDVLRIFDMDATMKLDKIEAIKFWDATDEESQHFVHVAANMKKLRLISLRTEESIETTRPLPENFPPRELCCLRLQGLKQKQLWEGYKYLPNLKNMELIALEKLIVTPDFDGLPNLERLTLTECYCLEEVHPSIGRLESLLVLCIIDASCLKFFPHITRLKKLETLIFLDCCQILKPSEFQQQNNSSIPHLQLDNGGKEVESYKESITNSLVTCWRCGLSNLRGVKCCLEEPCLPHNNIDLRFSYRGLSKLNLSGCDLGDEYIGSCVWELPNLQELSLAANNFSRLNFSLLKLPCLKWLNLAACFNLVELLDLPSSIAVVIADGCSSLESFGDISNCKWLWKVSLLGENKLYGDILLHYMLQGNAIEDHFISLTLEHQMIPKGVVVRGKTFTLNLPDNWYYDFCGFLVHIVTDIECPKVIIIITEEVDDEDSRFEALKESNEAIYPEYINGTTTSIGYVSFNSLKHTTWSNSSYNMISFSLEETYRNPDAVESYIGAALIPRKGKGDEVQTTDCSGFWDKERTIHEKTFRIQHDSKSPLKIIWHPFNWY; from the exons ATggcatcttcatcatcttctccttctGCTCCAGCCTTTTCTTCTCAATCATGGAAGTACCATGTTTTTCTTAGCTTTAGAGGAGAAGATACTCACAAGACTTTTGTGGATCATCTCTACTCAGCTCTTCAACAACAAGGGATCTATACTTACAAGGACAATGAAACACTTCCTCGGGGCGAATCAATTGGTCCATCCCTTATGAAAGCTATAAAAGACTCTCAAATTGCTGTCATCATATTCTCAGAAAACTATGCAGATTCTTCATGGTGCTTAGATGAACTTGAATGTATTATGAAATGCAGAGATACAAAAGGCCAAATCGTTATGCCCATATTTTATGATGTGGATCCCTTTGAAGTGCGAAAACAGAAACGAAAGTATGGAGAAGCTTTTGACAAACATTGGTTGGAGAACAAAACCAAGGTTGAGTCTTGGAGAAAAGCACTTGTGGATGCAAGTAACCTTTCTGGATGGGAACCCAAGCACATTGCCAACGG GCATGAATCAAGGGTTATCAAAGAAATTCTTGATGCAATTTCACAAAGGTTGCAGCTAGTAACTTCAAGTGCAAATGAGAATCTGATTGGGATTGGGACCCGCATGCAAGGTTTGAAATCAGAGTTACAAATTGAGTCAGGTGGTGTGCGGATGATTGGAATATGGGGGGTTGGGGGTGGTGGTAAGACTACTCTTGCTTCTTCCATATATGATGAAATCTCTAGCGATTTTGATGGTTGCTGCTTTGTAGAAAATGTCCGCGAGGAATCAAGTAAGAATGGTTTGGAAAAATTGCAAGAAGAAATTCTTTCTGTTGTTTTGAAACAAAAGAAAGTGAAGGTACGTAGAGTTGAGGAAGGAAGACGTGTGATAATATGTAAGTTACGCCATAAAAAGgtcttgattgttcttgatgaTGTTGATAACCTTGATCAACTAAAAGCATTAGCTGGAGCACATGATTGGTTTGGTGAAGGAAGTCGAATAATAATCACAACTAGAGATGAGCATATATTAACTGCGCACAAAGTTAATGTGATACACAATGTTAGTTTGTTAAACAATGATGAAGCTATTAAGCTCTTTTGCAAGCATGCACCCCGGGGTCATCGATGTATAGAAGATTATGGGCTGCTTTCAGAAGATGTGGTGTCTTATGCTGGTGGGCTTCCATTAGCACTTACAGTTCTCGGTTCTTTTCTTTGTGACAAAGACATTCATGAGTGGAGGAGTGCATTAGCCAGACTAAAAGAGATCCCGGATACTGATATTGTAGAAAAGCTAAAAATCAGCTTTGATGGACTTAAACCAATAGAGAAAGAGTTGTTCCTAGATATTGCATGTTTTTTTAGGAGGGAGTTAAACGAGAAGACAATGGAGAAACTTGATGCTTGTGGTTTTCATCCTGTTATAGGTATAAAGGTGTTGATACAAAAAGCTCTTATAACTATTTCAGATGGAGTATTTGATATGCATGATTTGATACAAGAAATGGCACACTACATTGTTAGAGGGGAACACCCTAACAATCCTACCAAACATAGTAGAATTTGGAAGAAGGAAGATGTTCTTAGAATATTTGATATGGATGCAACAATG AAACTTGACAAGATTGAAGCAATAAAATTTTGGGATGCTACGGATGAGGAATCACAACATTTTGTCCATGTGGCTGCAAACATGAAAAAACTTCGGTTGATTAGTTTGAGGACTGAAGAGAGCATCGAGACTACACGTCCATTGCCAGAAAATTTTCCACCAAGGGAGTTGTGCTGTCTAAGATTGCAAGGTCTTAAGCAAAAACAACTTTGGGAAGGCTATAAG TATCTGCCCAATTTGAAAAACATGGAACTTATTGCTTTAGAGAAGCTAATCGTGACTCCAGATTTTGATGGACTTCCGAATCTTGAAAGATTGACACTTACCGAATGTTATTGTTTAGAAGAGGTTCATCCATCCATTGGACGCTTGGAAAGTCTTCTTGTGTTATGTATAATAGATGCTTCGTGCCTTAAGTTTTTTCCACACATTACCCGATTAAAAAAGCTCGAAACCCTTATATTTTTAGATTGCTGCCAAATTTTGAAGCCCTCGGAGTTCCAACAGCAGAACAATAGTAGTATACCACATCTTCAATTGGATAATGGTGGGAAAGAAGTTGAATCATATAAAGAATCTATTACAAACTCTTTGGTTACTTGTTGGAGGTGTGGCTTGAGCAATCTTCGTGGTGTTAAATGTTGTTTAGAAGAGCCTTGTTTACCTCACAACAACATAGACTTACGGTTTTCTTATAGAGGCTTAAGTAAGTTGAATCTCAGTGGTTGTGATTTGGGAGATGAATACATTGGCTCTTGTGTCTGGGAGTTACCCAACTTACAAGAACTCAGTCTAGCAGCAAATAATTTTTCAAGATTGAATTTTAGTCTCTTGAAACTTCCTTGCCTCAAATGGCTAAACCTGGCAGCCTGCTTCAATCTTGTGGAATTGTTAGATCTGCCATCAAGTATAGCTGTTGTTATAGCGGATGGTTGTAGCTCACTTGAAAGCTTTGGAGATATTTCAAATTGTAAATGGTTGTGGAAAGTCTCACTTCTGGGGGAGAACAAACTTTATGGTGACATATTACTACACTACATGCTCCAG GGAAATGCTATTGAGGATCACTTTATCAGTCTCACTCTTGAACATCAGATGATTCCAAAGGGTGTAGTAGTTAGGGGGAAAACATTTACACTGAATCTTCCAGATAATTGGTACTATGACTTTTGTGGGTTCTTAGTACACATTGTTACCGACATTGAATGTCCGAAAGTTATTATAATCATCACAGAGGAGGTTGATGATGAAGATTCTAGATTTGAGGCTCTAAAGGAGTCTAATGAAGCAATTTATCCTGAATATATTAATGGAACAACAACATCCATAGGATATGTTTCGTTTAATTCATTGAAGCACACCACATGGTCAAATTCATCATACAATATGATTTCATTTTCCTTAGAGGAAACGTATCGGAATCCGGATGCAGTTGAGAGTTACATTGGAGCTGCACTTATTCCTAGAAAAGGTAAAGGAGATGAGGTGCAAACAACAGATTGCTCAGGATTCTGGGACAAAGAACGTACTATACATGAAAAGACATTTAGGATCCAACATGATTCAAAGTCCCCTCTCAAGATTATATGGCATCCTTTCAACTGGTATTGA